The Desmonostoc muscorum LEGE 12446 genome includes a region encoding these proteins:
- the fmt gene encoding methionyl-tRNA formyltransferase, whose amino-acid sequence MKIVFFGTPQFAVPTLEKLLNNSKFEVLAVVTQPDKRRERGNKLTPTPVKAIATAHNLPVWQPERVKKDTETLNLLKQSDADVFVVVAYGQILSSKILNMPKLGCINVHGSILPKYRGAAPIQWCLYNGEQETGITTMLMDAGMDTGAMLQIATTPIGLLDNAQDVAERLATIGGDLLVETLLKLETKEIQPIPQDNLEATYAPLIQKQDYGLDWSKSAIQLHNQIRGFYPNCTATFRDKELKITASAPLGTEGDRNLPPELLHKLPDLSNRSDRPGVVVSIAKGIGAIVQTGEGLLVLREVQLAGKRPQSGWDFVNGSRLTVGEVFGMGS is encoded by the coding sequence ATGAAAATCGTATTTTTTGGTACTCCCCAGTTTGCTGTCCCAACTTTAGAAAAGTTATTAAATAATTCCAAATTTGAGGTGTTGGCGGTAGTCACCCAACCAGATAAACGTCGAGAGCGTGGAAATAAACTTACTCCAACACCAGTAAAAGCGATCGCCACAGCTCACAATTTGCCAGTATGGCAACCAGAACGGGTGAAAAAAGACACCGAAACTTTGAATCTACTCAAACAATCAGACGCAGATGTGTTTGTGGTTGTTGCCTATGGACAGATTTTGTCCTCAAAAATCCTCAATATGCCAAAATTGGGCTGCATTAATGTACATGGCTCGATTTTACCCAAATATCGGGGTGCAGCGCCGATTCAGTGGTGTTTGTATAACGGTGAACAAGAAACCGGGATCACCACCATGTTAATGGATGCAGGGATGGATACCGGGGCAATGCTACAAATTGCCACTACACCCATTGGATTACTGGATAATGCCCAAGATGTAGCCGAAAGACTGGCTACAATTGGTGGGGATTTGTTGGTGGAAACTCTGTTGAAGTTGGAAACTAAAGAAATTCAACCAATACCCCAAGATAATTTAGAAGCTACTTATGCACCTCTGATTCAAAAACAAGATTATGGTTTGGATTGGTCAAAAAGCGCCATCCAATTACACAATCAAATTAGAGGCTTTTACCCTAACTGCACAGCTACCTTTCGTGACAAAGAGCTAAAAATCACCGCTTCTGCTCCCCTTGGCACAGAAGGCGATCGCAATCTACCACCAGAATTACTGCACAAGTTACCTGATTTGTCAAATAGATCAGACAGACCGGGAGTTGTAGTGAGTATTGCTAAAGGAATTGGGGCAATTGTCCAAACTGGGGAAGGTTTGTTGGTGTTGCGAGAAGTTCAGCTAGCTGGTAAACGTCCCCAGTCCGGATGGGATTTTGTTAATGGTAGTCGGTTAACGGTGGGGGAAGTGTTTGGTATGGGGAGTTGA
- the modB gene encoding molybdate ABC transporter permease subunit, translating to MPLDLSPLWISLKTSLLATFITFFLGIAAAYWMLGYGGRGKSLIEGIFIAPLILPPTVVGFLLLLFFGKNGPVGKLMQTFDFTIVFTWYGAAIAATVVSFPLMYKTALGAFEQIDGNLLRVARTLGAKEATIFWRISLPLALPGILAATTLAFARALGEFGATLMLAGNIPGQTQTIPMAIYFAVEAGAMNEAWFWAIAIMVISLSGIIGVNFWQEVREKRRAGGAGGAGGAGGAGGAGGEIFYGLDSAFESRGLFVDIEKILPSFDLKVGFSTDEEPLGLLGGSGAGKSMILRCLAGIETPTRGRIVLNGRVLFDSEKGINVPSCDRRIGFLVQNYALFPHMSVAQNIAFGLPKGLSAGSIRVQVEELLLNMQLQGLGDRYPHQLSGGQQQRVALARALASKPEALLLDEPFSALDTHLRSQLEQQMTETLADYQGVTLFVTHNIEEAYRLCPNLLVLEHGRAVHHGSKYDIFERPTTVGIAQITGCKNFSRIILQSPQQVEATDWGCTLQVVEPINSQLSHVGIRAHQFIFTNDSSQDNTFPCWVVRTSETPHRITLFLKLHSAGNNSQDYHLQAEVFKEKWVTIKDQPFPWYVRLDPLRLILME from the coding sequence ATGCCATTGGATTTATCGCCTCTTTGGATATCACTCAAAACTTCATTACTTGCCACATTTATTACTTTCTTCTTGGGCATTGCTGCTGCCTACTGGATGCTGGGATATGGTGGCAGAGGTAAATCGTTGATTGAGGGTATCTTTATTGCTCCTCTAATTTTACCGCCCACAGTAGTCGGTTTCTTGTTGTTGCTATTTTTTGGTAAAAATGGCCCTGTAGGGAAATTGATGCAGACTTTTGACTTCACCATCGTCTTTACTTGGTATGGTGCAGCGATCGCAGCTACAGTTGTTTCTTTCCCGTTAATGTATAAAACTGCACTGGGAGCCTTTGAACAAATAGACGGCAATCTGCTGCGAGTAGCCAGAACCCTTGGTGCAAAAGAAGCGACAATCTTTTGGCGTATTAGTTTACCCCTAGCACTACCTGGGATTTTAGCTGCCACGACTCTCGCTTTTGCCCGTGCTTTGGGTGAATTCGGCGCGACATTAATGCTAGCTGGTAACATTCCCGGACAAACGCAGACAATCCCAATGGCAATTTATTTTGCTGTGGAAGCGGGAGCGATGAACGAAGCCTGGTTTTGGGCGATCGCAATTATGGTGATTTCTCTATCTGGAATTATTGGGGTTAACTTCTGGCAAGAAGTGAGGGAGAAGAGGAGGGCAGGGGGAGCAGGGGGAGCAGGGGGAGCAGGGGGAGCAGGGGGAGCAGGGGGAGAAATTTTTTATGGGCTGGACTCTGCTTTTGAGTCCCGTGGGTTGTTTGTAGACATTGAAAAAATACTTCCTAGCTTTGATTTAAAAGTTGGTTTCAGTACTGATGAGGAACCTCTGGGATTATTGGGGGGTTCCGGGGCGGGTAAAAGTATGATTTTACGCTGTCTTGCGGGGATCGAAACGCCGACAAGAGGACGGATAGTTTTAAATGGTAGAGTGTTGTTTGACTCGGAAAAAGGAATTAATGTACCTAGCTGCGATCGCCGCATTGGTTTTTTAGTGCAGAATTACGCTCTGTTCCCACACATGAGTGTGGCGCAAAACATCGCTTTTGGTTTGCCCAAAGGATTATCTGCTGGGAGTATTAGAGTACAGGTAGAAGAACTATTATTAAATATGCAGTTGCAGGGATTAGGCGATCGCTATCCACACCAACTCTCAGGAGGTCAACAACAACGGGTAGCCTTGGCAAGAGCATTGGCAAGTAAACCAGAAGCATTGCTTTTGGATGAACCTTTTTCGGCACTCGATACCCATTTGCGTAGTCAATTAGAGCAGCAAATGACAGAAACTCTGGCTGACTACCAAGGCGTGACTTTATTTGTCACCCACAATATAGAAGAAGCTTATCGGCTTTGCCCAAATCTATTAGTATTGGAGCATGGTAGAGCCGTTCATCATGGTAGTAAATACGATATTTTCGAGCGTCCTACCACTGTGGGTATTGCCCAAATCACCGGGTGCAAAAACTTTTCCCGGATTATTCTTCAGTCGCCGCAACAGGTGGAAGCAACTGATTGGGGTTGTACTCTCCAAGTCGTTGAACCAATCAATAGCCAATTATCCCACGTCGGCATTCGTGCCCATCAGTTCATTTTTACCAACGACTCATCGCAGGACAATACTTTTCCCTGTTGGGTAGTACGAACAAGTGAAACGCCTCATCGAATAACGTTGTTTCTCAAATTACATTCGGCTGGCAATAATTCTCAAGATTACCATCTCCAAGCTGAAGTCTTCAAAGAAAAATGGGTGACAATCAAAGACCAACCTTTTCCTTGGTATGTGCGTTTAGATCCTCTGCGCTTGATTTTGATGGAGTGA
- a CDS encoding class I SAM-dependent methyltransferase produces MTQLANVKFSLDDYELRDGIYFPGDYKQLNSTQHKKTWDKIGKTYYGSQKIETVADQSPIKQDYTLLTGTPGGTWNKFPLNKSVDSILEIGCGYGRAPLHLSKAKNLRCEKYYGIDISETLLRRLIKVKQEYDFFPEAEFNIICNSAETLPLADNSIDLVISNCVFMHIPDAQLKKLLADISRVLKPGGIFVFNHSFHNKSCPSHIIHNFVRKLNPFVRNPVYLKQYSSAEIQEMLATAGMKTKCPEYIVEPTQEYAILPETIKGIRIPFAKAINQSLKPSGSLKETLAYGFSAYSTQLD; encoded by the coding sequence ATGACTCAATTAGCAAATGTAAAATTTAGTCTCGATGACTATGAATTACGAGACGGCATTTATTTTCCTGGCGACTACAAACAGTTGAACAGTACTCAACACAAAAAAACCTGGGATAAAATTGGTAAAACATACTATGGTTCCCAGAAAATTGAAACAGTCGCAGATCAATCACCCATCAAACAAGATTACACTCTGCTAACTGGTACGCCTGGAGGTACTTGGAATAAATTTCCGTTGAATAAATCTGTTGATTCTATTCTGGAGATTGGTTGCGGTTATGGTCGGGCACCTTTACATCTTTCTAAAGCGAAAAATTTGAGATGTGAAAAATATTACGGTATTGATATTTCTGAAACTTTATTGCGGCGATTAATCAAGGTTAAACAAGAGTACGATTTTTTCCCAGAAGCTGAGTTTAACATAATTTGCAATTCTGCTGAAACATTACCTTTAGCAGATAATTCCATAGATTTAGTAATTTCTAATTGTGTATTTATGCATATACCGGATGCACAATTAAAAAAGTTATTAGCTGATATATCTCGCGTACTCAAGCCTGGTGGAATTTTTGTTTTTAATCACTCTTTTCACAATAAATCTTGTCCTTCTCACATCATCCACAATTTTGTGAGAAAGTTGAATCCATTTGTGAGAAATCCAGTTTATCTTAAGCAATATTCATCTGCTGAAATACAGGAAATGTTGGCAACTGCTGGGATGAAAACCAAATGTCCAGAGTATATTGTTGAACCAACCCAAGAATATGCAATTTTACCGGAAACGATTAAAGGAATTCGGATACCGTTTGCTAAAGCCATCAATCAAAGTCTCAAGCCGTCAGGTAGTTTAAAAGAAACTTTGGCTTATGGTTTTAGCGCTTACAGCACTCAACTGGATTAA
- a CDS encoding NACHT domain-containing protein — translation MKKRLSEIWEQFRTSFSVGDAVSNTVETGKAVLEAAKTLQEQGASIELLKPLLQNSSSLLDVLCSPSAQLVGAGLPFVPLGIALLKFSRDITKQDPSLVDCVFIVSQVAYLESAKEIFSLYASIKSNGEPSINQALTKQLKKLNDLELDYDSASNAIACFHESELATAFNQVLLARLAAANIGDRAAKIVTQRVACNTQRYIIKAWIESNDAIKNIIQPSFGDWQKEHQLFSSIDQYLKNDIAKKPLEKVFSENFSFKDIYVPLKVKLVDKNDEKDLETWAREILLNPNNLEKVMFVQGGPGRGKSVFCRIFSDWVRQNLHPIWTPILIRLRDINSFDEWRLEKTLEAELKLSFIKNDQNWLTNKKTRFLFILDGFDELHIEARTNVNLEAFIKQVSEFQKECKSYPDMGHRVLITGRSMSLQGIPNLPRNLERVEIIEMDGQIQQQWLDKWKELPANKGKITAFGQFLQSNKCPSEVKKLAQEPLLLYLLAAMYRDGKLGIDKLEETSQRTAKIVIYQEALNWVLREQRSDPDGTNLNTELTQHKPEDLERILREAAVCVVQSGGEFASMSMLEARLQHDEKAKALIDEARKKLSDEALKTALAAFYIRRADKQEGGVEFFHKSFGEFLFAERLKGCLEAWTQYYEAEDGKQLVISEAQMNWQIYDLLGFGKLTPEIVEYLMGLLTKNQDFPWEELFKRLEKFYTNWCKGKFIDSAEETLPQQKLRQLQNYGIQGLGQRQVDIYAGLNVMILLLELHRYAQERDDLRQEIIFYPSGQPEGTSNTIQLLRIINYSDCFQLRTFNNVVGQFLRSANLIRADLSGSDLTCTDLSGANLSGAYLNGANLSGAYLSGANLRGAYLNFADLWSVNLSSVDLTNANLSGANLSPANLSNANLSNANLSGANLKGAYISDAYLSDEVFGDISWDKSTNWEYVRGLDRARNVPEALKQELGLS, via the coding sequence ATGAAAAAGCGCTTATCAGAAATCTGGGAGCAGTTTAGGACATCTTTCTCAGTGGGAGACGCTGTAAGCAACACAGTTGAGACTGGCAAGGCAGTTTTAGAAGCCGCAAAAACTCTTCAAGAACAAGGTGCCAGCATAGAACTGTTAAAACCTCTATTACAAAACTCATCTTCACTGCTAGACGTGTTGTGTTCACCCTCAGCACAGTTAGTGGGTGCGGGTTTGCCGTTCGTGCCGCTGGGAATTGCCTTGCTGAAGTTTTCCCGCGACATAACTAAGCAAGATCCTTCTTTAGTAGACTGTGTATTTATAGTTAGTCAAGTAGCTTATTTAGAAAGCGCCAAAGAAATTTTCTCCTTATATGCATCTATTAAATCGAATGGTGAACCAAGTATTAATCAAGCACTAACCAAACAACTAAAAAAACTCAACGATCTTGAATTAGATTATGACAGTGCAAGCAATGCTATAGCCTGTTTCCACGAATCAGAATTAGCCACAGCATTTAATCAAGTATTATTAGCACGACTAGCAGCAGCAAATATCGGCGATCGCGCTGCTAAGATTGTGACTCAACGAGTAGCTTGTAATACTCAACGCTACATAATTAAAGCCTGGATAGAGTCAAACGATGCCATCAAAAATATAATTCAACCTTCCTTTGGAGACTGGCAGAAAGAACATCAACTATTCTCTAGCATTGATCAATATCTCAAAAATGATATTGCTAAGAAGCCTTTAGAGAAAGTTTTTTCCGAGAATTTCTCATTTAAAGATATTTACGTACCTTTAAAAGTCAAACTTGTAGATAAAAATGATGAAAAAGATTTAGAAACATGGGCTAGAGAAATTCTCCTAAATCCAAATAACCTAGAAAAAGTGATGTTTGTTCAAGGAGGTCCAGGAAGAGGGAAAAGCGTCTTCTGTAGAATATTCTCTGATTGGGTACGGCAGAATTTACATCCTATTTGGACACCAATTTTGATTAGGTTACGAGATATAAACTCCTTTGATGAATGGCGTTTAGAAAAAACTTTAGAAGCAGAACTAAAATTAAGTTTTATTAAAAATGATCAAAACTGGTTAACAAATAAAAAAACCCGCTTCTTATTTATCCTTGATGGTTTTGATGAATTGCATATTGAGGCTAGAACCAACGTCAACCTAGAAGCATTTATCAAACAAGTATCTGAATTTCAGAAAGAGTGTAAAAGTTACCCTGACATGGGACATCGGGTATTAATTACTGGTAGGTCAATGTCTTTACAAGGTATTCCTAACTTGCCTCGTAATTTAGAGCGGGTGGAAATTATCGAAATGGATGGACAAATCCAACAACAATGGTTAGATAAGTGGAAAGAATTACCAGCTAACAAAGGAAAAATCACAGCCTTTGGGCAGTTCTTACAAAGTAATAAATGTCCATCTGAGGTGAAAAAGTTAGCCCAAGAGCCGCTGTTACTTTATTTGTTAGCGGCAATGTATCGTGATGGAAAATTGGGAATCGATAAATTAGAGGAAACAAGTCAACGCACAGCCAAAATTGTAATTTACCAGGAGGCTTTAAACTGGGTACTGAGAGAACAGCGTTCCGACCCGGATGGAACTAATTTAAATACTGAGTTAACCCAACACAAACCCGAAGATTTAGAACGTATTCTCAGAGAAGCTGCTGTTTGTGTTGTGCAGTCGGGAGGCGAATTTGCTTCCATGTCAATGTTAGAGGCACGTTTACAACATGATGAAAAAGCAAAAGCCTTAATTGATGAAGCTAGAAAAAAACTGAGTGACGAAGCTCTCAAAACAGCTTTAGCTGCTTTTTACATTCGTCGTGCTGATAAACAAGAGGGTGGAGTTGAGTTTTTTCATAAGAGTTTTGGCGAATTTCTCTTTGCGGAACGCTTGAAAGGATGCCTGGAAGCTTGGACACAATATTACGAAGCAGAAGACGGAAAACAACTAGTTATTTCTGAAGCCCAAATGAATTGGCAAATTTATGATTTACTGGGTTTTGGCAAACTCACACCAGAAATTGTGGAATACTTGATGGGGTTGCTGACTAAAAATCAAGATTTCCCTTGGGAGGAGTTATTTAAACGCTTAGAAAAGTTTTACACTAACTGGTGTAAGGGGAAATTTATTGACTCTGCCGAAGAGACTTTGCCCCAGCAAAAGTTACGACAGTTGCAAAACTATGGAATTCAAGGGCTAGGTCAGCGTCAGGTAGATATTTATGCAGGGTTGAATGTGATGATTTTGCTTTTGGAGTTGCACCGTTATGCTCAAGAGCGAGATGATCTCAGGCAAGAAATTATCTTCTATCCGTCTGGCCAACCAGAAGGAACTTCTAACACTATTCAACTTCTTCGTATCATCAATTACAGCGATTGTTTTCAGCTTAGAACTTTTAATAATGTAGTTGGGCAATTTCTCAGGAGCGCAAACCTCATTCGTGCAGACCTCAGCGGCAGTGATCTTACCTGCACAGACCTTAGCGGTGCAAACCTTAGTGGCGCATACCTCAACGGTGCAAACCTTAGTGGCGCATACCTCAGCGGTGCAAATCTCAGAGGCGCATACCTCAATTTCGCAGACCTCTGGAGCGTAAATCTCAGCAGTGTAGACCTCACTAACGCAAATCTCAGCGGCGCAAATCTTAGCCCTGCAAACCTCAGCAATGCAAACCTCAGCAATGCAAACCTCAGCGGCGCAAACCTCAAGGGTGCATACATTAGTGACGCATACCTCAGCGATGAAGTTTTTGGAGATATCAGCTGGGATAAAAGTACAAATTGGGAGTATGTGAGAGGGCTGGATAGAGCGAGGAATGTACCTGAAGCCTTAAAACAAGAGTTGGGCTTGAGTTAA
- a CDS encoding DUF6464 family protein produces the protein MEPDSLQTEVILTHPRESLGRVQLDWTPQPGNYLDFEGKTYAVLERRHRYQLKAGRYRLHNIAIYVQSAKRPSEKSLVEGRWVIGDATCCYNAHSEIIRCAVNPDGPCESCRFYEC, from the coding sequence ATGGAGCCAGACTCTTTACAAACTGAGGTGATTCTCACGCATCCGCGTGAGTCCCTCGGTAGAGTGCAACTTGATTGGACACCCCAACCTGGAAACTATCTCGATTTTGAAGGTAAAACCTACGCGGTTCTAGAACGCCGCCATCGATACCAACTTAAAGCAGGACGCTACCGTTTGCATAATATTGCCATTTACGTCCAGTCTGCAAAACGACCATCTGAGAAAAGTTTGGTAGAAGGACGTTGGGTAATCGGTGATGCTACCTGCTGCTACAATGCTCATTCAGAAATCATTCGCTGTGCAGTCAACCCAGATGGCCCTTGTGAATCTTGCCGCTTTTATGAGTGCTGA
- a CDS encoding hydroxysqualene dehydroxylase: protein MVEGSQQKRVVVVGAGWAGLGATYHLAKQGYDVTLLEAGSYPGGLVAGWQTAAGKSVEAGIHGFWYPYRNIFSLINELGINPFTSWTRSSQYSPAGLEVESPIFQDLPRLPAPLGTFLYTQFKRLPLIDRLSALPLLYAVVDFDNSDAAWRRYDFVTARELFKDFNVSFRLYREAFEPMLLVGLFAPGEQCSAAATLGMLYYFILAHQPDFDVVWCRGTVGEKIFRPWVERIEKAGARVLPKRRVTDLIVDSNDRAKSVVCGDEVFDADAVIFAVGITGMKKIVSTSPSLQSREEFRNLSNLGAIDVLATRLWFDRKIDIPRPSNACFGFDATTGWTFFDLNALHDEYRHEPGTVIEADFYHANQFLNLSDEEILPIVQRYLTTCVSGFCNAKLIDSSVIRLPQAVTHFAPGSYRHMLPALTSFKNVFMSGDWIVNRHGSWSQEKAYVTGLEAANLVVSYFGEGQPSQILPVEEDEAHIQVARSLNQTVRDFSKSILPEFWLP, encoded by the coding sequence ATGGTAGAAGGGTCACAACAAAAACGGGTAGTAGTTGTAGGTGCAGGTTGGGCAGGTTTAGGGGCAACCTACCATTTGGCAAAGCAAGGCTATGATGTGACACTTCTAGAAGCAGGTTCTTATCCCGGCGGACTGGTGGCAGGTTGGCAAACAGCCGCAGGAAAATCTGTAGAAGCCGGCATTCATGGCTTTTGGTATCCTTACAGAAATATTTTTTCCCTCATTAATGAATTAGGAATTAATCCTTTTACTAGTTGGACTCGTTCTTCCCAATATTCGCCTGCGGGGTTAGAAGTTGAATCACCAATTTTTCAAGACTTACCACGACTTCCCGCACCTTTAGGAACTTTTCTCTACACTCAGTTTAAACGGCTGCCACTAATTGACCGTCTTAGCGCCCTACCTTTACTTTATGCTGTTGTTGATTTTGATAATTCTGATGCAGCTTGGCGGCGCTATGATTTTGTCACTGCCCGTGAATTGTTCAAAGATTTTAATGTTTCTTTCCGGCTTTACCGCGAGGCTTTTGAACCAATGTTATTGGTGGGTTTATTTGCCCCTGGCGAACAATGTTCAGCCGCAGCAACTTTAGGAATGCTTTACTATTTTATTTTGGCTCATCAACCAGATTTTGATGTGGTTTGGTGTCGGGGAACTGTGGGAGAAAAAATATTTCGTCCTTGGGTAGAACGTATTGAAAAAGCTGGTGCGCGAGTATTACCTAAACGGCGGGTGACAGACTTAATTGTTGATAGTAATGATCGAGCAAAGAGCGTAGTTTGTGGTGATGAAGTTTTTGATGCTGATGCTGTGATTTTTGCGGTTGGAATCACAGGCATGAAGAAAATTGTTTCAACTAGTCCAAGTTTACAAAGTCGTGAAGAATTTCGGAATTTGAGCAATTTAGGAGCAATTGATGTTTTAGCAACGCGCTTATGGTTCGATCGCAAAATTGATATTCCTCGTCCTTCTAATGCCTGCTTCGGATTCGACGCAACTACAGGTTGGACATTTTTTGATTTGAATGCCCTACATGACGAATATCGCCATGAACCAGGAACGGTGATTGAAGCTGATTTTTATCACGCAAATCAATTTCTGAATTTGAGTGATGAGGAGATTTTACCAATAGTTCAGCGTTATTTAACAACTTGCGTGTCAGGATTTTGCAACGCAAAGCTAATTGATAGCAGTGTAATTCGCCTACCTCAGGCGGTAACTCACTTTGCACCTGGTAGTTACCGTCATATGTTACCAGCTTTGACTAGTTTTAAGAACGTGTTTATGAGTGGGGATTGGATTGTTAACCGTCATGGTTCTTGGTCTCAAGAAAAGGCTTACGTTACTGGTTTGGAGGCGGCGAATTTGGTAGTGTCTTATTTCGGAGAAGGTCAGCCATCTCAGATTTTACCTGTGGAAGAAGACGAAGCGCATATACAAGTGGCGCGATCGCTCAACCAAACAGTACGCGATTTTAGCAAATCTATCCTGCCTGAATTTTGGCTGCCTTAA
- a CDS encoding calcium-binding protein gives MAAIYGTSGNDKLNGTESADISIFGYEGNDAIYGKGGGDIIDAGEGDDLVSGGNGNDTILGRKGNDVLYGDAGNDVIFGEAGDDFIWGGAGTDTLLGGTGNDRYVISALTGDTADTITEFSNQGTDTVLSYTSYTLGANLENLTLLYANTAYYGGGNSLNNTITGNDFSNYLSGFGGDDYLEGKGGNDYIYGGDGLDNLIGGAGNDSLYGGTGGDVLFGDEIAIDSGTPANDYLSGESGNDLLYGGRGNDTMIGGTGNDFLNGYGSTSGEVDRYTGGTGADTFSLGYNGSYTTIDYSGSGYAIITDFKWSEGDKIRIGGSISDYTLQKTSNFSGSAALDTLIYRYGNLIAVVQDTTNVYASLDFIV, from the coding sequence ATGGCGGCTATCTATGGCACATCTGGTAATGACAAGCTAAACGGTACTGAATCTGCTGACATTTCTATTTTTGGCTATGAAGGCAACGACGCTATTTATGGCAAAGGTGGAGGCGACATCATCGATGCTGGAGAGGGAGACGATTTGGTTTCCGGTGGCAACGGTAACGACACTATCCTGGGTCGCAAAGGCAATGATGTTCTCTACGGAGATGCTGGCAATGATGTTATTTTCGGTGAAGCAGGTGATGACTTTATATGGGGTGGAGCAGGCACTGATACTTTACTTGGAGGCACAGGCAATGATCGTTACGTCATTTCTGCATTGACAGGGGATACTGCTGACACCATTACTGAATTTAGTAACCAAGGCACTGACACAGTTTTATCTTATACTAGCTACACTCTTGGAGCTAACCTAGAAAATTTGACTTTACTCTATGCCAATACTGCTTACTATGGCGGCGGTAACAGCCTCAACAATACAATTACAGGAAATGATTTCTCAAACTATCTGAGTGGTTTTGGAGGAGATGATTACCTTGAGGGTAAGGGTGGGAACGATTACATCTACGGTGGTGATGGCCTTGACAACCTCATCGGTGGGGCTGGTAATGACTCACTTTATGGAGGGACAGGTGGTGATGTTCTCTTCGGTGACGAAATCGCGATTGATAGCGGCACCCCTGCAAATGACTACCTAAGTGGTGAAAGTGGTAACGATCTCCTCTACGGGGGACGTGGAAATGACACAATGATCGGTGGCACAGGCAATGATTTCCTCAATGGCTACGGTAGCACTAGTGGCGAAGTAGATAGATATACTGGCGGTACTGGGGCGGACACATTCAGCCTTGGTTACAACGGTTCTTATACCACCATTGACTATTCGGGCAGTGGATATGCCATCATCACAGACTTTAAGTGGTCGGAAGGGGACAAGATTAGAATTGGTGGTAGTATTAGTGATTACACTCTCCAAAAAACCTCGAATTTCAGCGGTAGCGCAGCGTTAGATACCCTGATCTACAGATATGGTAACCTAATTGCTGTTGTGCAAGATACTACGAACGTCTATGCCTCTTTAGACTTTATTGTCTAA
- a CDS encoding LOG family protein, translating into MTSSASFDTLESLQADIAELIVRLPTLKNRQLIQQALATIVRLADSEIERLDWKILSAALADMERGFQLFYDYRHVRKVTIFGSARLAPDTPEYQMALEFARAVTKLGFMVMTGGGGGIMQAGHEGAGRENSFGLNIQLPFEQEANPFIDGDPKLIHFKYFFTRKLFLLKESDAVALFPGGFGTQDEAFECMTLSQTGKFGPVPLVLIDHPGGDYWRSWSEYIDKQLVHKGLVSPDDPSLYTVTDNLDVACDAITRFYQVYHSSRYVGDQLVIRLKTDLSDAQVEQLNADFSDIIIQGKIEKSQALPQEAQDETVGLPRLIFYFNQRDLGRLYQMIAVINQMGIPSPEDAAHPERK; encoded by the coding sequence ATGACTTCATCTGCGTCGTTTGACACATTAGAGTCTTTACAGGCGGATATCGCTGAATTGATCGTTCGTCTACCGACATTAAAAAATCGGCAACTTATTCAGCAAGCACTTGCTACTATTGTTCGCCTCGCTGATAGCGAAATTGAGCGTCTCGATTGGAAAATCTTGTCGGCTGCGCTAGCAGATATGGAGCGCGGTTTCCAGCTGTTTTATGATTACCGACACGTCCGCAAAGTCACCATTTTTGGTTCTGCTCGCCTTGCGCCAGATACACCAGAATACCAAATGGCGCTGGAGTTTGCTCGCGCTGTGACTAAATTGGGATTTATGGTGATGACCGGCGGCGGCGGTGGAATCATGCAGGCGGGTCACGAAGGTGCAGGGCGAGAAAATTCTTTTGGGTTAAACATTCAGTTACCCTTTGAGCAGGAAGCCAACCCCTTTATAGATGGCGATCCCAAGCTAATTCACTTCAAATATTTCTTCACCCGCAAGCTGTTTCTCCTCAAAGAAAGTGATGCTGTGGCCTTGTTTCCTGGCGGCTTTGGCACCCAAGATGAAGCTTTTGAATGTATGACATTAAGCCAAACTGGTAAATTTGGCCCAGTACCTTTAGTTTTAATTGACCACCCTGGCGGTGATTATTGGCGCTCTTGGAGCGAATATATTGATAAGCAATTAGTCCATAAAGGTCTTGTCAGTCCTGATGACCCCAGCCTTTACACGGTGACAGATAACTTGGATGTAGCTTGCGATGCCATTACCCGTTTTTACCAGGTTTATCATTCTAGCCGCTATGTAGGGGATCAATTAGTCATCCGTCTGAAGACAGATTTATCAGATGCTCAAGTTGAGCAACTCAATGCTGATTTCAGCGACATTATTATTCAAGGAAAGATTGAAAAAAGTCAGGCGTTACCCCAAGAAGCCCAAGATGAAACTGTTGGACTACCCCGCTTAATTTTTTACTTCAATCAACGGGATTTGGGGCGTTTGTATCAGATGATTGCAGTAATTAACCAGATGGGTATTCCTTCACCAGAGGATGCAGCACATCCAGAAAGAAAGTAG